From Thermothelomyces thermophilus ATCC 42464 chromosome 6, complete sequence, the proteins below share one genomic window:
- a CDS encoding ABC transporter, with amino-acid sequence MAQPSPVSCVRVDDSFGPHAGDCRGGFDFTLLFEETILRLAPAGLLLIALPLRVWYLSKLSRKLVSAKRALPIKIVAWILLGSLQLATLVLWALPSAARTTTTLPSAAVVLASTVGLCVLSSLEHTRLVRPSTSIGVFLFATLLCDIAYTRTLWLRAGDQLHHNIAILATAAVATKASILVLEALDKRGTFRPEFQDYPPEATSSIFNRAFFWWLNPLFKQGFRRDLDVDDLFLLDKHLRASYGFARFQSIWNSITEKSPYSLLWASYRVLKWPVLQTILPRACYTALSFCQPFLINHAIVLSQEPVTNVSTQKGYGLIGAYILVYGGIALAMGQYQHRTYRSIAMLRAGLVSIIYRKTSTVSLRGIDPATSMTLMSADIERIVQGFQTMHEIWGNSIEVALAIYLLERQLGVACVVPVAVSIFSLLGSIVAMNFIMSRQAMWLEAIEKRISATSAMLSSMKGVKMCGLKDTLLSSLQQLRVDELRISKKFRRLIIWNMLFAYMTQVFAPVLTFLVFSIRARDTGDKTLDTARVFTSLSLFALLSEPLASLVMALAAYLGAVGSFVRIQQFLESEERPDMRKPEAEPTEKPRIDESAADAVVVQGGSFGWDPEKEPILEDITMSVPWRKLTMVVGPVGCGKSTLLLSILGEVPALAGSVRLGSASVAYCSQDPWHMNGTIRQAIVGCEEYDEMWYARVVHACSLRRDFRELPLGDSTKIGSGGIALSGGQSQRIALARAVYARRKIVILDDVLGGLDNTTENHVFHSLLGEKGLLRGMEATVLLVSSSAKRLPYSDHIVCLGSDGKIDSQGTFAQLDAAGGYVSSFCLPRADWAYTPEDEDQRPEVALEKLPPSLTTVEDRSGVEGDSSASSTSSKTAYNNNSNNNNNNADGGDGMSRRTGDIQIYLYYIKSVGWWATLIFVFAISGFAFCLSFPTIWVEWWAAYNEDDPNGNLGYWLGIYAMLGGVAIICLVLSCWQMIMTMVPRSGEKFHFALLSAVLNNPMSFFVNTDSGVTLNRFSQDLQLIDMELPISALNTFATLVMCLAQMALIGYGSVYAAISFPVVLVSLYIIQKVYLRTSRQLRLMDLETKAPLYSLFEESLNGIATIRAFRWQDKLNDKNHELLDRSQRPFYLLFSVQRWLTLVLDLVVAAIAVLLVVLVVALRGTLAAGGVGLALLNVIQFSQNIKLLVSFWTTLETHIGSVARIKSFTETAVPEDLPEENQQPPPGWPSAGAIEFSNLSASYNRDELVLKEVCLSIKAGEKIGICGRTGSGKTSLIMTLFRLVDMQGGSISVDGVDISTLPRQEVRSKIVAVPQHPFLLKGSVRLNADPMGQASDQDITAALQCVQLMEAVEKNGGLDADIDDLNLSVGQKQLFCLARAMLRPSTILILDEATSSIDAKTEETMQRLIRRKFANHTVIAVAHRIETIMDFDKVAVLDAGRLVEFDNPYKLLESPGSAFTKLYCAALAEEEEDLDKKRPT; translated from the exons ATGGCCCAACCGTCTCCCGTTTCGTGTGTGCGCGTCGACGACTCGTTCGGCCCTCACGCCGGCGACTGTCGCGGAGGCTTCGACTTCACGCTACTCTTTGAGGAGACGATCTTGAGGTTGGCGCCTGCCGGACTGCTCCTCATCGCGCTTCCGCTGCGCGTCTGGTACCTGTCAAAGCTGTCGAGAAAGCTAGTATCTGCCAAACGCGCGCTGCCAATCAAGATA GTCGCCTGGATACTCCTCGGATCGCTACAGCTCGCTACACTAGTCCTGTGGGCTCTCCCGTCCGCCGCCCGGACGACCACTACTCTACCCTCGGCTGCTGTCGTCTTGGCCTCCACGGTTGGACTCTGTGTCCTTTCTTCCCTGGAGCACACGCGTCTCGTACGCCCCTCGACGTCCATCGGCGTCTTCCTGTTCGCCACGCTCTTGTGCGACATTGCCTACACCAGGACGCTTTGGCTCCGAGCGGGAGACCAGCTACACCACAATATTGCCATCCTTGCCACGGCCGCGGTAGCCACCAAGGCCTCTATCCTTGTACTCGAAGCTCTCGACAAGCGCGGCACCTTTCGTCCCGAGTTCCAGGACTACCCGCCAGAGGCCACGAGCAGCATCTTCAACCGCGCCTTCTTCTGGTGGCTCAACCCCCTGTTCAAGCAGGGGTTTCGCCGCGATCTTGACGTTGACGACTTGTTCCTGCTCGATAAACACCTACGCGCGTCATACGGATTCGCGCGTTTTCAGTCAATTTGGAACTCTA TCACAGAAAAGTCCCCCTATTCTCTGCTGTGGGCATCCTATCGCGTCCTCAAGTGGCCGGTTCTCCAGACGATCCTGCCACGGGCCTGCTACACTGCCCTCTCGTTCTGCCAGCCGTTTCTCATCAACCACGCGATCGTGTTATCCCAGGAGCCGGTTACCAATGTCAGCACGCAAAAAGGATACGGCCTCATTGGCGCGTACATCTTGGTCTACGGCGGCATCGCGCTCGCCATGGGCCAATACCAGCATCGCACGTACCGCAGTATTGCCATGCTCCGCGCCGGCCTTGTCTCCATCATCTACCGTAAGACGAGCACCGTGAGCCTCAGGGGAATCGATCCAGCCACCTCGATGACCCTGATGAGCGCCGACATTGAGCGCATCGTCCAAGGCTTCCAGACAATGCACGAGATCTGGGGCAACTCGATCGAGGTCGCGCTGGCCATCTACCTCCTCGAACGGCAGCTAGGGGTTGCGTGTGTGGTGCCTGTTGCCGTCTCCATCT TCTCCCTGCTGGGCTCCATCGTGGCCATGAACTTTATCATGTCCCGGCAGGCCATGTGGCTCGAGGCCATCGAGAAGCGCATCTCGGCCACGTCGGCCATGCTCTCCTCGATGAAGGGCGTCAAGATGTGCGGGCTCAAAGACACGCTGCTCTCCAGTCTGCAGCAGCTGCGCGTCGATGAGCTGAGAATCTCCAAGAAATTCCGGAGGTTGATCATCTGGAACATGCTATTCG CCTACATGACGCAGGTCTTCGCGCCCGTCCTGACCTTCCTGGTGTTCTCCATCCGCGCCCGCGACACCGGGGATAAGACGCTGGACACGGCGCGCGTCTTCACGTCGCTATCCCTGTTTGCCCTGCTCTCGGAGCCCCTGGCCTCGCTCGTCATGGCCCTCGCCGCCTACCTGGGGGCCGTCGGCAGTTTCGTCCGCATCCAGCAGTTCCTCGAGTCCGAGGAGCGGCCGGACATGCGCAAGCCCGAGGCCGAGCCGACCGAGAAGCCGCGGATCGACGAGTCGGCCGCAGATGCCGTCGTCGTTCAGGGCGGTAGCTTCGGCTGGGACCCCGAGAAGGAGCCCATCCTCGAGGACATCACCATGTCGGTCCCCTGGCGCAAGCTGACCATGGTCGTCGGCCCCGTCGGCTGCGGCAAGTCGACCCTGCTGCTGTCCATCCTGGGCGAGGTGCCCGCCCTCGCGGGATCGGTGCGCCTCGGGTCCGCCAGCGTCGCCTACTGCTCCCAGGACCCCTGGCACATGAACGGCACCATCCGCCAGGCCATCGTCGGCTGCGAAGAGTACGACGAGATGTGGTACGCCCGGGTCGTTCACGCCTGCTCCCTTCGGAGGGACTTCCGAGAGCTGCCGCTCGGCGATTCCACAAAAATCGGAAGCGGCGGCATCGCCCTGAGCGGGGGCCAGAGCCAGCGCATT GCACTTGCTCGGGCCGTATATGCCCGCAGAAAGATTGTCATTCTGGACGATGTCCTGGGTGGGCTCGACAACACAACTGAGAACCACGTGTTCCACAGCCTGCTCGGCGAGAAGGGCCTGCTCCGTGGTATGGAGGCTACCGTCCTCCTTGTTTCGTCTTCTG CAAAACGCCTCCCGTACTCGGATCACATCGTGTGTCTGGGCTCGGACGGTAAGATCGATTCCCAGGGCACATTTGCCCAGCTCGACGCCGCTGGAGGCTACGTGTCCTCGTTCTGCTTGCCCCGCGCCGACTGGGCCTACACCCCCGAGGATGAAGACCAGAGACCCGAGGTCGCGCTCGAGAAGCTCCCGCCGAGCTTGACGACGGTGGAGGACCGATCTGGGGTGGAGGGGGATTCGAGTGCCTCGAGCACGTCGAGCAAGACGGCctacaacaacaacagcaacaacaacaacaacaacgccgACGGCGGGGACGGGATGAGCCGGCGCACCGGGGACATCCAGATCTACCTCTACTACATCAAGTCGGTCGGCTGGTGGGCGACCCTCATCTTCGTCTTTGCCATCTCTGGCTTTGCTTTCTGCCTCTCGTTCCCCA CCATCTGGGTGGAATGGTGGGCCGCCTACAACGAGGACGATCCCAATGGCAACCTTGGATACTGGCTCGGCATATATGCCATGCTCGGTGGCGTCGCCATTATCTGCTTGGTCCTCAGTTGCTG GCAAATGATCATGACAATGGTTCCCCGATCCGGCGAGAAGTTCCATTTCGCCCTGCTCAGCGCCGTTCTCAACAACCCCATGTCCTTCTTCGTCAACACGGACTCAGGAGTCACCCTGAATCGATTCAGCCAGGACTTGCAGCTCATTGATATGGAACTGCCCATCTCGGCACTGAACACCTTCGCGA CTCTTGTCATGTGTCTCGCGCAAATGGCGCTCATCGGCTACGGCTCTGTATACGCGGCGATCTCGTTCCCAGTTGTGCTGGTGTCCCTGTATATCATCCAGAAGGTGTATCTGCGCACATCGCGGCAGTTGCGTCTCATGGACCTCGAGACCAAGGCGCCGCTCTACTCGCTGTTTGAGGAGTCCCTGAACGGTATCGCCACCATCCGCGCGTTCCGGTGGCAGGACAAGCTCAACGACAAGAACCACGAGCTTCTGGACCGCTCCCAGCGGCCCTTCTACCTGCTCTTCTCGGTCCAGCGCTGGCTCACACTCGTCCTCGACCTGGTGGTCGCGGCCATCGCCGTGCTGTTGGTCGTCTTGGTCGTCGCCCTGCGCGGCACTCTCGCGGCAGGGGGCGTCGGCCTCGCCCTGCTCAACGTGATCCAGTTCAGCCAGAACATCAAGCTGCTGGTCTCGTTCTGGACGACCCTCGAAACGCACATCGGCTCCGTGGCCCGCATCAAGAGCTTCACCGAGACGGCCGTGCCCGAGGACCTACCCGAGGAGAACCAGCAGCCCCCGCCGGGTTGGCCATCGGCGGGCGCCATCGAGTTTAGCAACCTGTCGGCCTCATACAA CCGCGACGAGCTCGTATTGAAAGAGGTCTGCCTGTCCATCAAGGCGGGAGAGAAGATTGGGATCTGCGGGCGGACGGGCAGCGGCAAGACGTCCCTCATCATGACGCTCTTCCGGCTCGTGGACATGCAGGGCGGGTCGATCAGCGTGGACGGGGTGGACATCTCGACGCTGCCGCGGCAGGAGGTGCGCAGCAAGATCGTCGCCGTGCCGCAGCACCCGTTCCTCCTCAAGGGCTCCGTCCGTCTCAACGCGGACCCGATGGGCCAGGCGTCCGACCAGGACATCACCGCGGCGCTACAGTGCGTCCAGCTGATGGAGGCGGTCGAGAAGAACGGCGGGCTCGACGCCGACATCGACGACCTCAACCTGTCAGTCGGCCAGAAGCAGCTGTTCTGTCTCGCCAGGGCCATGCTCCGCCCCAGTACCATCCTCATCCTCGACGAGGCCACCAGCAG CATCGACGCCAAGACTGAGGAGACCATGCAGCGTCTTATTCGGAGGAAGTTCGCCAACCACACCGTCATCGCGGTGGCTCACCGCATCGAGACCATCATGGACTTTGACAAGGTGGCGGTTCTCGACGCGGGAAGGCTCGTAGAATTTGACAACCCGTATAAGCTCCTCGAGTCGCCAGGGTCCGCATTCACAAAGCTGTACTGCGCAGCACTggcagaggaggaggaggacttAGATAAGAAGCGGCCGACATGA
- a CDS encoding carbohydrate-binding module family 18 protein (CAZy_ID 267793), which translates to MRSIYLGLAAAALCWAGALSDPAAAKDEAELAAALVGRHRLSRSNNNGHRFASSNLAELGVRQSTGQCGPEYGRCPGDLCCSEYGFCGDSIDHCHPLFRCQPDYGTCGWPRDPPATSTSSSTPPASSSSSTSTSQQPPSTTSSSTITSIPSSTSTSSGPTPTGPLEVTKDGRCGNNTICVGNPNFGPCCSQFFWCGSSEEYCGAGCQSQFGACMGVPGIPGEPPNNITTSSTTSSSTTATATSTTVTSSSSTTSTSSSPPAFTLPPGQVSSTDGRCGNNVNCLGSQFGRCCSQFGWCGEGDTYCGYIAGCQPNFGYCDPRPT; encoded by the coding sequence ATGAGATCCATCTATCTCGgactggcggcggcggccttgtGCTGGGCCGGCGCCCTCAGCGATCCAGCGGCGGCGAAAGACGAAGCCGAGTTGGCGGCGGCCTTGGTCGGGCGGCACCGGCTTTCAAGGTCCAATAATAACGGGCACCGCTTCGCGAGCAGCAACCTGGCTGAACTTGGTGTGCGCCAGTCTACCGGCCAATGCGGCCCCGAATACGGGAGATGCCCCGGAGATCTCTGCTGCTCCGAGTACGGCTTCTGCGGAGACTCGATCGACCATTGCCATCCGCTCTTCCGCTGCCAGCCCGATTATGGCACTTGCGGATGGCCCAGGGACCCTCCGGCCACGTCGACATCGTCATCGACTCCGCCCGCAAGCTCCAGCTCCAGTACGAGCACGTCTCAGCAACCGCCATCTACGACCTCGAGCAGCACTATTACCAGCATTCCGTCCTCGACGTCGACTTCGTCCGGCCCGACCCCAACCGGCCCTCTCGAGGTCACCAAGGACGGCAGGTGCGGCAACAACACCATCTGCGTTGGCAACCCCAACTTCGGCCCCTGCTGCTCCCAGTTCTTCTGGTGCGGCTCCTCGGAGGAGTACTGCGGCGCCGGCTGCCAGAGCCAGTTCGGCGCCTGCATGGGCGTCCCGGGCATTCCCGGCGAACCGCCGAACAACATCACCACCAGCTCCACCACGAGCagctcgacgacggcgacggcgacctcCACCACGGTCAcctccagcagcagcaccaccagcACCTCGTCGTCCCCTCCCGCCTTCACGCTGCCCCCCGGCCAGGTGTCCAGCACCGACGGCAGGTGCGGCAACAACGTGAACTGCCTCGGCTCCCAGTTCGGGCGCTGCTGCAGCCAGTTTGGCTGGTGCGGCGAGGGCGACACCTACTGTGGCTACATCGCCGGCTGCCAACCCAACTTCGGGTACTGTGATCCCCGCCCGACGTGA